Proteins encoded in a region of the Mycoplasma feriruminatoris genome:
- the rpmF gene encoding 50S ribosomal protein L32, with product MAVPFRKTSKSAKNKRRSHLALSAASLVSCTNCGAMIKPHHVCKECGFYKNKEVKVVEA from the coding sequence ATGGCAGTACCATTTAGAAAAACTAGTAAATCTGCAAAAAACAAAAGAAGAAGTCATTTAGCACTTTCAGCTGCTAGTTTAGTGTCATGTACTAATTGTGGGGCTATGATTAAACCTCATCATGTATGTAAAGAATGCGGATTTTACAAAAACAAAGAAGTTAAAGTAGTAGAAGCATAA
- the ftsZ gene encoding cell division protein FtsZ — translation MTNEFKQIARIKVLGVGGAGNNAIRRMFEENVQGVEFYIINTDAQILESSPVPNKIILGEKTTKGLGAGGNPEVGKAAAIESEEELRKVVEGADLIFIAAGMGGGTGTGAAPVIAKIAQESGALVIGIVTKPFIFEGRHRNVNAKEGLEELRKYVDSVIVVSNDKLLEYIGSIPIAESFKEADTILKQGVQTITDLIAVPATINLDFADVKSVMSKKGNALFGIGVASGKDKAIEAAREAISSKLLEASIEGAKDIIVNITGGRTVSLNDAYDAVGVIGQAVNNKDLNIVFGMAINDDLTDDDEIIVTVIATGFENKNLQNQEPNILKNPKIEPVVQPQPTKVVEPVVEEETDEYDDEMSATTNDDTEEDFNDDDFPTFLK, via the coding sequence ATGACAAACGAATTTAAACAAATAGCAAGAATTAAAGTACTTGGTGTTGGTGGGGCTGGAAATAATGCCATAAGAAGAATGTTTGAAGAAAATGTTCAAGGTGTTGAATTTTATATTATAAATACAGATGCACAAATATTAGAATCATCACCAGTACCAAACAAAATTATTTTAGGAGAAAAAACTACTAAAGGATTAGGAGCTGGAGGAAATCCTGAAGTAGGAAAAGCAGCAGCAATTGAAAGTGAAGAAGAATTAAGAAAAGTAGTTGAAGGTGCTGATTTAATCTTTATTGCTGCTGGAATGGGAGGAGGTACTGGAACTGGTGCTGCTCCTGTAATTGCTAAAATTGCTCAAGAATCTGGAGCTTTAGTAATTGGAATTGTAACTAAACCATTTATTTTTGAAGGAAGACATAGAAATGTTAATGCAAAAGAAGGTTTAGAAGAATTAAGAAAATATGTTGATTCAGTTATCGTTGTTTCAAATGATAAATTACTTGAATACATTGGATCAATTCCAATTGCTGAATCATTTAAAGAAGCAGATACAATTTTAAAACAAGGTGTACAAACTATTACTGATTTAATTGCAGTACCTGCAACTATTAACTTAGACTTTGCAGATGTTAAATCAGTTATGTCTAAAAAAGGAAATGCTTTATTTGGAATCGGAGTTGCTTCTGGAAAAGACAAAGCTATTGAAGCAGCAAGAGAAGCAATTTCATCAAAATTATTAGAAGCTTCAATTGAAGGAGCAAAAGACATTATTGTAAATATTACTGGTGGAAGAACTGTAAGTTTAAATGATGCTTATGATGCAGTTGGAGTTATTGGTCAAGCTGTAAACAATAAAGATTTAAACATTGTTTTTGGTATGGCTATTAATGATGATTTAACTGATGATGATGAAATTATTGTTACAGTTATTGCGACTGGTTTTGAAAACAAAAATTTGCAAAACCAAGAACCTAATATTTTAAAAAACCCAAAAATAGAACCTGTAGTGCAACCTCAACCAACTAAAGTTGTTGAACCTGTAGTTGAAGAAGAAACAGATGAATATGATGATGAAATGAGTGCAACTACAAATGACGATACTGAAGAAGACTTTAATGATGATGATTTTCCAACATTCTTAAAATAG
- a CDS encoding division/cell wall cluster transcriptional repressor MraZ has product MLFGTYEHCMDAKQRLTLPAKLRNKLSNPVYLTKGHEADLEIWSKDDFLLQIKEILDQKNDQKDIRNIERIIWSNTVELDIDSLGRIKIPYNIIQSLNIEKDVFILGLGNRLEIWSKNKYNQHKNQLVVNINR; this is encoded by the coding sequence ATGTTATTTGGAACGTATGAACATTGTATGGATGCAAAACAACGTTTGACTTTACCAGCAAAACTAAGAAATAAACTTTCAAATCCAGTTTATCTAACTAAAGGACATGAAGCAGATTTAGAAATTTGATCAAAAGATGATTTTTTATTACAAATTAAAGAAATTTTAGATCAAAAAAACGATCAAAAAGATATTAGAAATATTGAAAGAATTATTTGATCAAATACTGTTGAACTTGATATAGATAGTTTAGGTAGAATTAAGATTCCTTATAATATAATTCAAAGTTTAAATATTGAAAAAGATGTTTTTATTTTAGGATTAGGTAATCGATTAGAAATTTGAAGTAAAAATAAATATAATCAACATAAAAATCAACTTGTAGTAAATATAAATAGGTAG
- the pheT gene encoding phenylalanine--tRNA ligase subunit beta — MIITRNWLNKYLDLNNISNDQINVCLNSLGFEVDNVYDLNSLNSELILGYVEKSEPITNTHLRLNQVNIGSKVLQIVCGASNVNKDQFVIIAPINSTIANGLTLTNRKIQNHESQGMICALNEIGISSSVINKEDQVKIYNIFDHNLDLKKYIGSDVKKIIGLDDYLFEVDLTLNRSDCLASFQILKEIANYFDLEIKNLDNNFSNFNKNTLDLKIDLDNKIKDQVKTISYSYFNLNNKIDKLDAKDDIFLKINQISSTNNLISDLSLISSLSTAQAHILIDLDKLNNLNLKLEFVNHENKQLLCLTNDNQIINIIGLQTEDKFNVDFNSKNVLNIMLNIEPNLMRKQQKLLNISNTNLQRYIKPINPNLFNLANQCFTNLLNSYSLINKAYEVKILKQTFKNIEQLDIKLNQINDLLGTNLTIDQIKSLFKKLDFKITNKNDLLTFKIDPNRIDIASRNDLCEEVARLYSYDKIQEVPLTFTSFKKPKNLNLKLENKLTNYLIGLGFNNTKTYSLTSLEETNHWNLFNISDFINLLSPLSNLRQTYRTNLSKSLIDVAIYNHSINNKELKLFEIADIYNLKDLKQRHLVFLTSNHIYKNSLNHQLVENNFYYNKEILENIFNLYNLDLSKIKYVNNIDVIKEIHPYINTTIYYQNKLIGFLYKLNPKFEQENKLNQTFVCEIKLTILNELKNNLIEAKHLSKFQSSSRDITIEISNDLAYQDVLLKALNDVKYLTSSKVVDLYLDDNLIKNNKKALTIQFVFNDLDHQLVENEINEQFEKIISNIKEMKVVIR, encoded by the coding sequence ATGATTATTACAAGAAACTGATTAAATAAATATCTTGATTTAAATAACATTTCAAATGATCAAATTAATGTTTGTTTAAATTCTTTAGGATTTGAAGTTGATAATGTTTATGATCTAAACTCATTAAATTCTGAATTAATTTTAGGTTATGTAGAAAAATCTGAACCAATCACAAACACTCATTTAAGATTAAATCAAGTCAATATTGGTTCTAAAGTTTTACAAATTGTGTGTGGTGCAAGTAATGTTAATAAAGATCAATTTGTAATCATTGCTCCTATTAATTCAACTATTGCAAATGGTTTAACTTTAACTAATAGAAAAATTCAAAATCATGAATCACAAGGAATGATTTGTGCTTTAAATGAAATTGGAATTAGTTCTTCAGTTATTAATAAAGAAGATCAAGTAAAAATTTATAACATTTTTGATCATAATTTAGATCTAAAAAAATATATCGGAAGTGATGTTAAAAAAATTATTGGATTAGATGATTATTTATTTGAAGTAGATTTAACTTTAAATAGAAGTGATTGTTTAGCTAGTTTTCAAATTCTAAAAGAAATTGCAAATTACTTTGATTTAGAAATTAAAAACTTAGATAATAATTTTTCTAATTTTAATAAAAATACTTTAGATTTAAAAATTGATTTAGATAATAAAATTAAAGATCAAGTTAAAACTATAAGTTATTCATATTTTAATTTAAATAATAAAATAGATAAATTAGATGCAAAAGATGATATATTTTTAAAAATAAATCAAATTAGTTCAACTAATAATTTAATTTCTGATCTTAGTTTAATTTCAAGTTTATCAACTGCTCAAGCTCATATTTTAATTGATCTAGATAAACTAAATAATTTAAATCTAAAACTAGAATTTGTAAATCATGAAAATAAACAACTTTTATGTTTAACAAATGATAATCAAATTATTAATATTATTGGGTTACAAACTGAAGATAAATTTAATGTTGATTTTAATTCAAAAAATGTTTTAAACATTATGTTAAATATTGAACCTAATTTGATGAGAAAACAACAAAAACTTTTAAACATTTCAAATACTAATCTACAAAGATATATAAAACCAATTAATCCTAATTTATTTAATTTAGCTAATCAATGTTTTACTAATTTATTAAATAGTTATTCTTTAATTAATAAAGCTTATGAAGTTAAGATATTAAAACAAACTTTTAAAAATATAGAACAACTAGATATTAAACTTAATCAAATTAATGACTTATTAGGAACAAATCTAACTATTGATCAAATTAAAAGTTTATTTAAAAAATTAGATTTTAAAATCACTAATAAAAATGATTTATTAACTTTTAAAATTGATCCAAACAGAATTGATATAGCTAGTAGAAATGATTTATGTGAAGAAGTTGCTAGATTATATTCATATGATAAAATCCAAGAAGTTCCTTTAACATTTACTAGTTTTAAAAAACCTAAAAACTTAAATTTAAAACTAGAAAATAAACTAACTAATTATTTAATTGGATTAGGGTTTAATAATACTAAAACTTATTCTTTAACTAGTTTAGAAGAAACTAATCATTGAAATTTATTTAATATTTCTGATTTTATTAATTTATTATCACCATTATCAAACTTAAGACAAACTTATAGAACTAATTTAAGTAAATCTTTAATTGATGTAGCTATTTATAATCATTCTATTAATAATAAAGAATTAAAACTTTTTGAAATAGCTGATATTTATAATTTAAAAGATTTAAAACAAAGACATTTAGTATTTTTAACAAGTAATCATATTTATAAAAACAGTTTAAATCACCAATTAGTTGAAAATAATTTTTACTATAATAAAGAAATTTTAGAAAATATTTTTAATTTATATAATTTAGATTTATCAAAAATTAAATATGTTAATAATATTGATGTTATTAAAGAAATTCATCCATATATAAATACTACTATTTATTATCAAAACAAACTTATAGGATTTTTATACAAATTAAATCCTAAATTTGAACAAGAAAATAAGTTAAACCAAACTTTTGTATGTGAAATTAAATTAACTATTTTAAATGAATTAAAAAATAACTTAATAGAAGCAAAACACTTAAGTAAGTTTCAAAGTTCTTCAAGAGATATAACTATTGAAATTTCAAATGATTTAGCATATCAAGATGTTTTATTAAAAGCTTTAAATGATGTTAAATATCTAACAAGTAGTAAAGTTGTTGATTTATATTTAGATGATAATTTAATTAAAAATAATAAAAAAGCTTTAACAATTCAATTTGTATTTAATGATTTAGATCATCAATTAGTTGAAAATGAAATTAATGAGCAATTTGAAAAAATAATTTCAAATATTAAAGAAATGAAAGTAGTAATTAGATAA
- the rsmH gene encoding 16S rRNA (cytosine(1402)-N(4))-methyltransferase RsmH, translating to MDKHIPVLLEESIKYLNIKPDGIYVDCTLGRAGHSSEILKQLNQKGFLYAIDQDQIAIEQAKEKLEKISNNFLLIQGNFSNLSALLAINNVFNVDGILYDLGVSSPQIDIPSRGFSYKLDGPLDMRMDTNTSLTAYEVINNYSEAQISEILFKYGEESFSKSISKKIVESRPINSTLQLVEVIRSALPQKVLKQKKHPAKKTFQALRIYVNNELIVLENSLKQALDLLNSKARICVITFHSLEEKIVKNIFNNSTNYFQEQLLSNLPIKADLNSKFRLVIKKPIKPSLLELEKNHRSHSAKLWVIEKN from the coding sequence ATGGATAAACATATTCCAGTTTTATTAGAAGAAAGTATTAAATATTTAAATATTAAACCTGATGGTATTTATGTTGATTGTACTTTAGGAAGAGCTGGTCATTCTAGTGAGATTTTAAAACAACTTAATCAAAAAGGTTTTTTATATGCAATTGATCAAGATCAAATAGCAATTGAACAAGCAAAAGAAAAACTAGAAAAAATTAGTAACAATTTTTTATTAATTCAAGGTAATTTTTCTAATCTTTCAGCTTTACTAGCAATAAATAATGTTTTTAATGTTGATGGTATTTTATATGATTTAGGTGTTTCATCTCCTCAAATTGATATACCTAGTCGTGGTTTTAGTTACAAGTTAGATGGTCCATTAGATATGAGAATGGATACTAATACTAGTTTAACTGCTTATGAAGTGATTAATAATTATTCTGAAGCTCAAATTTCTGAAATTTTATTTAAATATGGTGAAGAAAGTTTTTCAAAAAGTATTTCTAAAAAGATTGTAGAATCTCGTCCAATTAATTCAACATTACAACTTGTTGAAGTAATTAGATCAGCTTTGCCTCAAAAAGTTCTAAAGCAAAAAAAACACCCTGCTAAAAAGACTTTTCAAGCTTTAAGAATTTATGTTAACAATGAATTAATTGTTTTAGAAAATTCTTTAAAACAAGCTTTAGATCTTTTAAATAGTAAAGCAAGAATTTGTGTTATTACTTTTCATTCTTTAGAAGAAAAAATTGTTAAAAATATTTTTAATAATAGTACAAATTATTTTCAAGAACAATTATTAAGTAATCTACCAATTAAAGCTGATTTAAATTCTAAATTTAGATTAGTAATTAAAAAACCAATTAAACCTAGTTTATTAGAATTAGAAAAAAATCACCGGTCACATAGTGCAAAACTTTGAGTAATTGAAAAAAACTAG
- a CDS encoding DUF177 domain-containing protein: MKLVFNQNDFKLKKHYELKEELIDLDQIKSNNILVKSFDFINYDLDLDYNESLKIITINGVINYTISATDCRTGELIKYSDYIDWNDEYSFTNSSDFNTNIIIGDEFNLKDYIIEQINLNIPFNLTLNNDILNKYGLGWSLETEDEFITNKSNQTDPRWDQLDNIKLDDKNK, from the coding sequence ATGAAACTAGTATTTAATCAAAATGATTTTAAATTAAAAAAACATTATGAATTAAAAGAAGAACTAATTGATTTAGATCAAATTAAATCTAATAACATTTTAGTTAAATCTTTTGATTTTATTAATTATGATTTAGATCTTGATTATAATGAATCACTTAAAATTATTACTATTAATGGAGTAATAAATTATACAATATCTGCAACTGATTGTAGAACTGGTGAATTAATCAAATATAGTGATTATATTGATTGAAATGATGAGTATAGTTTTACAAATAGTAGTGATTTTAACACTAATATTATTATTGGTGATGAATTTAATTTAAAAGATTATATAATTGAACAAATAAATCTAAATATTCCTTTCAATTTAACTTTAAATAATGATATACTTAATAAGTATGGTCTTGGATGAAGTTTAGAAACTGAAGATGAATTTATTACTAATAAATCTAATCAAACTGATCCTAGATGAGACCAACTTGATAATATTAAATTAGATGATAAAAACAAATAA
- a CDS encoding alpha/beta hydrolase, with protein sequence MNEKYPNLAKTMINMWNSRFSKTIHKRDEGFAINFSPIKIFSFLNSINRNSNKKLKINEYKNPNLNFWIYSLDNTKLAASIWLNEKESNKWVIGVHGYNSNRLDVLYLLWHYQSLGYNILTFDFRNHGISDSNCITWGYKEKWDLIAVVNWLIKHYDVSLIGLVGTSMGAFTTNYFLLTETELIKKANIKWAISDSSYMSVKNLLQRMIKDYSPKFLNNLWKDVLDDILKIYNTEYDVDLTKLDFANLIQINTKYIPVLYIHNRLDKVTSYLDSFRMYQMKNNIENSLDNQIEIYDHGTHHTKSIIEFENEYITKSLNFVKLHENK encoded by the coding sequence ATGAATGAAAAATATCCTAATCTAGCAAAAACTATGATTAATATGTGAAACTCTAGGTTTTCAAAAACTATTCATAAAAGAGATGAAGGTTTTGCTATTAATTTTAGCCCTATTAAAATATTTTCATTTTTAAACTCTATCAATAGAAATTCAAATAAAAAGTTAAAAATTAATGAATATAAAAACCCCAATTTAAATTTTTGAATTTATTCATTAGATAATACTAAACTAGCTGCAAGTATTTGGTTAAATGAAAAAGAATCAAATAAATGAGTAATTGGAGTGCACGGTTATAATTCTAATCGTTTAGATGTTTTATATTTATTATGACATTATCAAAGTTTAGGTTATAATATCTTAACTTTTGATTTTAGAAATCATGGTATTAGTGATTCTAATTGTATAACTTGAGGTTATAAAGAAAAATGAGATCTAATTGCTGTAGTTAATTGGTTAATTAAACATTATGATGTTAGTTTAATTGGACTAGTTGGTACTAGTATGGGCGCTTTTACAACTAATTATTTTTTACTAACTGAAACTGAGTTAATTAAAAAAGCAAACATTAAATGAGCAATTTCAGATTCTTCATATATGTCAGTTAAAAACCTTTTACAAAGAATGATTAAAGATTATTCTCCTAAGTTTTTAAATAATCTTTGAAAAGATGTTTTAGATGATATTTTAAAAATCTATAATACTGAATATGATGTTGATTTGACTAAATTAGATTTTGCTAATTTAATTCAAATTAATACTAAATATATTCCAGTTTTATATATTCATAACCGCTTAGATAAAGTTACTAGTTATTTAGATAGTTTTAGAATGTATCAAATGAAAAACAATATTGAAAACAGTTTAGATAATCAAATTGAAATTTATGATCATGGTACACATCATACAAAATCAATTATTGAATTTGAAAATGAATATATAACTAAAAGCTTGAATTTTGTTAAATTACATGAAAATAAATAA
- the pheS gene encoding phenylalanine--tRNA ligase subunit alpha codes for MIEQLNEILNNFKTKLKDVKDLNDWEDLKKEFIGKDSSLNSILKSIKSISNEQKQQIGKLANQIRVEIIDKLNEKQEELKTKELLVKLEKEKIDVSLSNSSLKFGSKHILNIVIEEISDIFTEIGFEMVSGTEIESDLFNFQKLNLPVDHPARDMQDTFYLDNNLVLRTHCTNMTSRMLTKLASLKTDDNNLAVISYGNVYRRDDDDATHSHQFMQIDGFVVGNKISFANLKWILKYMCQRLFNKNVNIRLRPSYFPFTEPSVEVDVSCFKCDSKGCFICKKTGWIEILGAGMINEQVLKLNGLDPNKCSGLAFGIGIERIAMLKFNISNIRNFYENNVKFLEQFKFYSE; via the coding sequence ATGATAGAACAATTAAATGAAATTTTAAATAACTTTAAAACTAAATTAAAAGATGTTAAAGATTTAAATGATTGAGAAGACTTAAAAAAAGAATTTATAGGTAAAGATTCAAGTTTAAATTCAATTTTAAAATCAATTAAATCAATTAGTAATGAACAAAAACAACAAATTGGAAAATTAGCTAATCAAATTAGAGTTGAAATTATTGATAAATTAAATGAAAAACAAGAAGAGTTAAAAACTAAAGAATTATTAGTAAAATTAGAAAAAGAAAAAATCGATGTTAGTTTATCAAACTCTAGTTTAAAATTTGGTTCAAAACACATTTTAAATATTGTTATTGAAGAAATTAGTGATATTTTTACTGAAATTGGTTTTGAAATGGTTAGTGGAACTGAAATTGAATCTGATTTGTTTAACTTTCAAAAACTAAATCTACCTGTTGATCATCCAGCAAGAGATATGCAAGACACTTTTTATTTAGATAATAATTTAGTTTTAAGAACTCATTGTACTAATATGACTTCAAGAATGCTAACAAAATTAGCTAGTTTAAAAACTGATGATAATAATTTAGCTGTAATTAGTTATGGTAATGTTTATAGAAGAGATGATGATGATGCAACTCATTCTCACCAATTTATGCAAATTGATGGATTTGTAGTTGGAAATAAAATTAGTTTTGCTAATTTAAAATGAATTTTAAAATATATGTGCCAAAGATTATTTAACAAAAACGTAAATATTAGACTACGTCCAAGTTATTTTCCATTTACTGAACCTAGTGTTGAAGTTGATGTTAGTTGTTTTAAATGTGATTCAAAAGGTTGTTTTATTTGTAAAAAAACTGGTTGAATTGAGATTTTAGGTGCTGGAATGATTAATGAACAAGTTTTAAAATTAAACGGTTTAGATCCAAATAAATGTTCAGGATTAGCTTTTGGGATTGGAATTGAAAGAATTGCAATGTTAAAATTTAACATTTCAAATATTAGAAACTTTTATGAAAACAATGTTAAGTTTTTAGAGCAATTTAAATTTTATTCAGAATAG
- a CDS encoding cell division protein SepF — MFFKKKKNFFKHDEQDHDQIELELTDSDIFEQESPILKDSYTQTTNQFNQNHQSNTSNNQNTSNMNHSDMNKSPINTYVFSPMKFSEVQSIVDTLLEHKVVVVDFKNLDDNKAKRFKDFLSGVLYVKKGEYIRLNENIYKFIINL; from the coding sequence ATGTTTTTTAAAAAGAAAAAAAATTTTTTTAAACATGATGAACAAGATCATGATCAAATTGAGTTAGAATTAACTGATTCTGATATTTTTGAACAAGAAAGTCCTATTTTAAAAGATAGTTATACTCAAACAACTAATCAATTTAATCAAAATCATCAATCAAATACTTCAAATAATCAAAACACTTCAAATATGAATCATTCAGATATGAATAAAAGTCCTATTAATACTTATGTGTTTAGTCCAATGAAATTTTCTGAAGTTCAATCAATTGTTGATACTTTATTAGAACACAAAGTAGTAGTTGTAGATTTTAAAAACTTAGATGATAATAAAGCTAAACGTTTTAAAGATTTTTTATCTGGAGTTTTATATGTTAAAAAAGGTGAATACATTAGACTTAATGAAAATATTTATAAATTTATAATTAATTTATAG